In a single window of the Larimichthys crocea isolate SSNF chromosome XVII, L_crocea_2.0, whole genome shotgun sequence genome:
- the LOC104920403 gene encoding uncharacterized protein LOC104920403: MVENIVTKPLGLVLIITAHMIFNVQSRAEVTGIAGTNITLEFIFNVTLTEKSHFAVYFNKTKIAEYLKGAEGDVSVKNTSVFWCITNLKAYHSGKYYASEFMNGFGQESSSVQLNVQDEPRSSTGPPMHSTPSTTPEDSGSSYVIFILVVSPVVLLVAVLPCLIWCLVRSRDKQQEPPPPQSSYPTVQETEAYKNVHGPSLVYSVLDFPKRPSAVMEINPNDTEYAAVSYLPENRRV, encoded by the exons ATGGTTGAAAACATCGTCACGAAGCCTCTCGGGTTAGTTTTGATCATCACAGCTCACATGATATTCAATG TCCAAAGCCGAGCGGAGGTCACTGGGATTGCTGGCACTAACATCACCCTTGAATTCATATTTAACGTCACCCTCACAGAAAAAAGTCAttttgcagtttattttaaCAAGACAAAGATAGCTGAGTATTTAAAGGGTGCTGAGGGAGATGTTTCTGTTAAAAATACTTCTGTATTTTGGTGCATTACAAATCTCAAAGCATATCACAGTGGAAAATACTACGCCAGTGAATTCATGAATGGATTTGGTCAAGAAAGCAGTTCGGTGCAGCTGAACGTCCAAGATGAGCCCAGAAGTAGCACAG GTCCTCCCATGCATAGTACTCCCTCAACAACACCTGAAGACAGTGGAAGTTCCTATGTCATCTTCATTCTTGTGGTTTCACCTGTAGTGCTGTTGGTTGCAGTACTTCCATGTTTGATCTGGTGTCTCGTGAGAAGCAGAG acaaacaacaagaaccaccaccaccacaaagCTCGTATCCCACAGTACAA GAAACAGAGGCATACAAGAATGTGCATGGGCCCTCACTGGTCTACAGCGTCCTGGACTTTCCCAAGAGACCTTCAGCAGTTATGGAGATTAATCCCAATGATACCGAGTACGCTGCTGTCAGTTATCTTCCAGAAAATAGAAGAGTGTGA